A window of Roseobacter fucihabitans genomic DNA:
TGGCGCGTGATCTGCCGCTGACCATCGATCCTTCGGGCGTGCATATGCGCTCTGACGGGCGGTATTACCTCGCAGGGGGGCCACCCGATGCAGACCCCGCCGTGGATCACAATGATTTCACCGCCGATCACGCGCTGTGGGAAGAAAAATTCTGGCCCATCATCGCCACCCGCATTCCGCAGTTCGAACGCATCAAGCTGATCAATATGTGGGTTGGGCATTACGACTATAACACGCTGGATCAGAACGCGATCATCGGCCCGCATCCGCAGGTGAGCAACTTCATGTTCCTCAACGGATTTTCCGGACATGGGCTGCAACAATCCCCCGCTCTGGGGCGTGGTCTGGCCGAGTGGATCGCATATGGTGAATACCGCAGCCTCGACCTTGCGCCCTTCCATGTGGAACGCGTATTCAGGGGCGAGAAATTCTTGGAAAAGGCCGTGATCTGATGGGCCGGGAGGGACAGATATGAAACTGGTTTTGACAGGGGCCGCGGGCCGGTTGGGCTCTTATTTGCGCGAACCGCTTGCGGCGATGTGTGATGCGTTGATCAGTACAGATATCGTCAAAGACATCGGCACGCTCTATCCCGGCGAGACCTATATCCGCGCCGATCTGGCCGATATGGCGCAAATCGCACCGGTGCTGGAAGGCGCGGATATGGTGATCCACTTCGGGGCCATCGTGGATGAAAAGCCGTTTGAGGAACTGCTCGGGCCCAATTTCGTCGGCTCCTATAATATATGGGAGGCCGGATATAAGGCGGGCGTGAAACGAATTGTTTATGCCTCCTCCATCCATGCGGTGGGCATGCATCTGAAAACCGATGGTATTGGCGTGGATGCCGAACATCGCCCCGATACGTTTTACGGCCTGGCAAAATGTTTCACCGAAGATCTGGGCCGCATGTATTGGGACAAACGCGGGATGGAATCGGTGCATCTGCGCATCCTCTCCTGTGCGCAGGTCAATAACGCCCGTGCGCTGGGAACCTGGCTCAGCTACGACGACCTGATCCAATTGGTCACCCGCGCGATTGACACGCCATCCGTTGGGTTCACCATCGCCTACGGCGTGTCAAACAATGACCGCGCGCCGGTGAATAACGCCAAGGCCTCCTTTCTCGGCTACCGCCCCAAGGATAACGCCGAATACCTCGCCGCGCAGGTCCTCGCAGAGGCCCCCCCGGTCGATGTCACCGACCCCGGCGAAATTTGTCTTGGTGGACCCTTCGCCAAGGTCGATCTGGGGCAAAGCGGCATGGCCCATCTGAATGTGATCGATGACCGCAAAGAAACCTGAGTGCGCAGCCCTCTATGCCCCAACAGGCTTGGTGATACGGCAAAGGTGAACACCCCATCCGCGTTACCACTCATGTCAAACGGCACGCCAGCGTGATATGCTCAACCCTGCGGCAGGTGTTTGCGCCCCGCAGTGTCGCGCCACCAACAGGAGCCCCGTGCCATGCCCGTTG
This region includes:
- a CDS encoding NAD(P)-dependent oxidoreductase translates to MKLVLTGAAGRLGSYLREPLAAMCDALISTDIVKDIGTLYPGETYIRADLADMAQIAPVLEGADMVIHFGAIVDEKPFEELLGPNFVGSYNIWEAGYKAGVKRIVYASSIHAVGMHLKTDGIGVDAEHRPDTFYGLAKCFTEDLGRMYWDKRGMESVHLRILSCAQVNNARALGTWLSYDDLIQLVTRAIDTPSVGFTIAYGVSNNDRAPVNNAKASFLGYRPKDNAEYLAAQVLAEAPPVDVTDPGEICLGGPFAKVDLGQSGMAHLNVIDDRKET